A part of Ammospiza nelsoni isolate bAmmNel1 chromosome 9, bAmmNel1.pri, whole genome shotgun sequence genomic DNA contains:
- the ZRANB2 gene encoding zinc finger Ran-binding domain-containing protein 2 produces MATKNFRVSDGDWICPDKKCGNVNFARRTSCNRCGREKTTEAKMMKAGGTEIGKTLAEKSRGLFSANDWQCKTCGNVNWARRSECNMCNTPKYAKLEERTGYGGGFNERENVEYIEREESDGEYDEFGRKKKKYRGKPVGPASILKEVEDKESEGEDEDDEDEDLSKYKLDEDEDEDDADLSKYNLDASEEEDTNKKKKTPRRSRSKSRSSHSRSSSRSSSHSSSRSRSRSHSRSSSSSRSRSRSSSREQSRSRGSKSRSSSRSYRGSSTPRKRSGSSSRSSSSPERGKKRSRSRSSSSGDRKKRRSRSRSPERRRRSSSGSSHSGSRTSSKKK; encoded by the exons ATGGCGACCAAGAACTTCCGCGTGAGCGACGGCGACTGGATCTGCCCCGACAAGAA GTGCGGGAACGTGAACTTCGCCAGGAGGACGAGCTGTAACAGATGCGGCAGAG AGAAGACGACGGAGGCCAAGATGATGAAGGCGGGGGGGACGGAGATCGGGAAGACGCTGGCCGAGAAGAGCCGGGGGCTGTTCAGCGCCAACGACTGGCAGTGCAAAAC ctgtggcaatGTGAACTGGGCGCGGCGCTCGGAGTGTAACATGTGCAACACCCCCAAGTACGCCAAGCTGGAGGAGAGGACAG GCTATGGAGGAGGATTCAATGAGCGGGAGAACGTGGAATACATAGAGCGGGAGGAGTCCGACGGGGAGTATGATGAG TTTGGGcgcaaaaagaaaaagtaccGGGGGAAGCCAGTGGGCCCTGCCTCCATCCTGAAGGAAGTGGAAGATAAGGAGTCTGAGGGGGAGGATGAGGACGATGAGGATGAAGATCTCTCAAAGTATAAATTGGATGAG gatgaggatgaagatgatGCTGACCTGTCCAAGTACAACCTGGAtgccagtgaggaggaggacaccaacaagaagaagaagacgcCGAGGCGCAGCCGCTCCAAGTCCCGCTCCTCCCACTCGCGCTCGTCCTCGCGCTCATCCTCTCACTCGAGCTCAAGGTCTAGGTCCAG GTCCCATTCCAGGAGTTCTTCCAGCTCCAGATCGAGATCCCGCTCCAGCTCCAGGGAACAGTCGCGGTCCCGTGGGTCCAAATCCAG ATCCAGCTCCAGGTCCTACAGGGGGTCTTCCACCCCAAGGAAAAGATCTGGCTCCAGCTCTCGCTCCTCGTCTTCCCCCGAGAGAGGCAAGAAGCGAAGCCGCTCTAGATCCTCTTCCTCTGGTGATCGCAAAAAAAGGCGCTCGAGATCACGGTCACCCGAAAG ACGCCGCAGATCTTCCTCCGGATCCTCCCATTCTGGTTCCCGTACGAgttctaaaaagaaataa